A window of Quercus robur chromosome 12, dhQueRobu3.1, whole genome shotgun sequence genomic DNA:
atatacTATACATAAAAGATGTTGTGCAAccacattttaaaaacaaaaagatgatAATATTATGAAATAGATGCAATTAATTATGGTTTTCTGAACCCTAGATTGTTTTATTCCATATGTTGATGCATGCGCATTTTTCTCATTCTCAAAAGCAGGACTAATCATAGGCCTGCTAAGTGCTTATTACAATTACAAGCAAAGCCATAAAGGTGAAATTATTTTTTCGGTGACATAGAGATTAGAGATAGAGCCTCCTTTAACTTAATCACAAGGTCATACCCGTGTTAAAAGGGGCACTTAATTATAACCTATCAAAGTTTTTAAAAAGATGTGGAAAAGACCATTGAgaatatcaataaattttttaccttttcttttcctatttttgggaaaaaaaatgattttcaaagCAACCAAAGACGTGAAgaggaggggaaaaaaatttaaaaataataataatgagagcAAAAGTCCAACATTAGAGTCTAGACCACTAAAGGGatgttttttgttcttctttgtgGTCTCAAAGGCAAATTCTTCTTGCCAGTCTTCTTTTTTCAAAGTTGAATCGATTGTCTTTTCACATGGATGGCCCGGAAATGAagcctttttgttttcttgtaaatCATGAATTTGTCTCCATTACCTCTAATTTTCAGTCTAATCTCTATATTCATTAGAGTTAAGTGGCAATCACAATAACAAtctttatgctatgtttggttagaggaaaaagaagagaggataagaaaaaagtataagggaagataaatgaaaaataaaggaaaaaaaatgtatttggatgtaaaggagaagagaaatagaatgtattttacacttttatccttttataatttataaagaaataaggatataaatgtaattttacataaaaggtcaaaaaaaaaattagggcaTAAGGGTAATTTTATAGATTTAGATggaaagttaaaaataaaaaattagtaggACTCAGAGAAAtattttctctccactttttattttttccctctcttctcTCCTAACCAAACAAATGACAATGAGTCGTCTCTCTTCCCTTCTCTCCCTTTCCCTCAAACCAAATATAATCTTATGAATCATTGTGAATTTTAAGATCTTACCAAATTTTTTAATCTGTCTAACGGATACACCAATACATTTAATCTAGAAAAAGTTCATTTGCCCAATGATAAGCAAGATCCTCAAATTGGGGCCCCAATTAAGGTCCTTTCATACCatgattttgtgttttcttcCTACAAAATGATGTAAGTTGCAATTTGTTTCTACAAAGTAGGCGTGAAAATGAGGAGGAAAACATTATCTCCAAATCTCCAAAGTCAAAGCAATTATTCTAATGAAGTAGAGACAAgaaaacaattgtaaaaaagGGGATCCACTAAataacacacaacacacataaCACGACCGCCCACTCTTATAAACAAGAATTCATGGGTGATCCATTCACACTTTTAGCCCCACAACGTTCATGTCCTAATTGGAAATCAAAACAAGTttaacatatattttattttttgctgaacATGTTGAACATAATTTCTCTCACTAAGAAATGCCATTTCTTACAACACAACCAGGTGAAATTCCAACAATTTCAATTGTTTTATATAGTTAAATCAACAAAAAGCCAAGACATTTAACATACATGCTACATAGTAAGGCTGGGTTGCACTAGAATTTCAGCCTTAATCCAAGTAAAAGATTGGTAAATTTTCTGAGTTTACTACTCACAACTTTCTTGGGCCAAGATCACCTTCTCATTATTAACGAACGAAACAAAGCCAGAGAGAGATGGCCTACAAAGTGCTTCAGAATAACTTAGTGCTCAGATGATCTCAATTGCCATTGCTCTGCGCATACATCGGATATCAAATGTCAATAGTCAACTATTAGATAACTCTCACATGGGTTGATCATTTGGAGACCACCCTAACTCATCGTCATGGACTATTGCTCTACTACTCAAGTCAGTGTGCTGTGCACTTTAAGCCCTTTCAGACTCTCCTTTTATTGCATTCGTCAGTGGCCAATAACTTACCATCCTCAAATACAAATGATGACGATTATAGACTATTGCTATACAACTCAGAAAAGTTTAACTTAATAACCATTAACCAAGTCCATGACTCATTGATGTAACTTCCATATTTCTCTTTTATAATTCCATCACTTTGCCTCGATATTCTATACAGAAATCTGGAATCTGTACGTTATTATATGCCAAAATGCAACAGCCTGTTCGTTAGAATGTTGGCAGAGTGTTGagtttatataaaaagaaatagatGGTAAATATTTGTAACAGATTATGTCGTTGCAAAATAATGCCTTAATTAGAATTGATAGAAGTAGTTTCAACTCTTACATATTAACAccaaaatatatacattttttcaaaagatgGAATCCAAAGACCAACTTGACTATATGTCAGGCAAAGAGAGAAAGTGATGGGGAAGAGACTTACGGTTGcccaaatttatatatatatataaggcatGAAAAATACCATGTTAATAATTTCTAACGGTTGCCCAAATTCATTACCAATtcccctgtgtgtgtgtgtgtgtgtttaaactGTTAacttctcaaaagaaaaataacgtGGGTAAatcccacatcggttagagtTGAGTCTGTCTTCCCCTTTAAAGCCTTCACACAACCTTCAAGAGTTACCGGCTTTTGTTGGTTGTGAGTTGTGTGATATTAAAGGTTCATTCCCAATtcccctgtgtgtgtgtgtgtttaaactGTTAacttctcaaaagaaaaataacgtGGGTAAatcccacatcggttagagtTGAGTCTGTCTTCCCCTTTAAAGCCTTCACACAACCTTCAAGAGTTACCGGCTTTTGTTGGTTGTGAGTTGTGTGATATTAAAGGTTCATTCCCAATtcccctgtgtgtgtgtgtttaaactgttaacttctcaaaaaaaaaaaaacacattttgtgTATGATTATAAGCTATATAATAATCAACATGCTGGTGAAACCACAGCCATAAAGGGAAGACTCACTTTATCTTACACATGTGCTTTTTGGGAACTTGAAAAGCACTATTCCACATTCAGCAACAGAGAAATGAAGGTGGCAACGGGTACACAGCTCAGCCCTTGCCAACACAGTTCTTAATGTTATATATCACAACTctagaaaaatatcaaatagaACCGCGCCTACGTTGTGTATAAAACCAAAATTTGCGCTCACATATGCAAATTAAGCACAAGAATGACATACTTCTAAAAGCCAACAAGATTTCAAAAACCAACACTGACTGCCAAAATGTAGAACCATAACTTATAATCATTAAGTTCcacaaaaatatttatgttgTCCATTACCAGGTAATATTTTCTATGAGCACAGACCTCAGACCAAATCACTTGCACCGTAAATCCAGCTTGACAGATCCCTTCCAGCCAACCTTAATAATTTTGGAGGAAATAATTAAGCCTTTCTAAATGGTCAACACCTAGATCCATGTACAAACATGGGGATTATAACTCACTTCTCATTAAGCCGTAAGCATTTGACATGGCATCATTCCCACTCAATTGTTGATGGAGGCTTTGATGTAATGTCTTGAACAACTCTGTTTACCCCCCGAACACTGTTGCAGATCTTTCGCGACACATCATCAAGGAACTTGTGCTCAAAATAGTACCtggaatttcaaattttcaaaggCAGGGGAGGGAAAAAATAGTGTAAAATACAACAGAGAGGAGCACTTAAAATTGCACAGATGAAAAAAAGATTACAAccttaaattaattttctggGAAGATTGCACAGCAACAGTGAATACAATAGTGTAAATATTTTCTTAGAAAGTAAGCATGCAAGAATATTCTTAAATTCAACATGAGGTACTTAATTGTCCACTACCATGGATGATGGTATACATTATGGCAAGAATGGAGCATAGAAGGGTAAGATAGTTGTGGGAAGAGATGGGTAGGCTACATGAGATGAGGTGACACATCTAATGTCCCGTTCATCACTTGCACCATCTCACTCTCACTTGTTGCAAATTGCAATTACCAGTCTTGAGGCAGAaggcaaaatatatatatatatatatatatatatatatataaacacacgcCAGACCTCAGTTTCACGTTTCTAGAATATATGCCAATGTGCATATATGAATACAAATCTAACAACAGTCAAGCTGCTCAATCTTGAGCTGTCTAAATGGTTGAAGACCAGACCAAAGTCTTCGTATTCTGCTAGCATTTCCAACCTATGgattagaaaaaaataacaaaacctgAGGAAAAATAGCGACCTACAATTACAATGGAGACTCCATGTATAAgccatatatgtatatgtaagAAATTCTCAAAAGCTTAAGTGCTTGACAGAAATGGGGCCACTCTTGGCCACTCTCAAAAGCTTAAGCTCTTTCATAATTTACAAACCTCTAGGGTACTTTCCTACACACATGCATAACTAAAGGGTGGTAGCTATGAATCCTAGAATATTCATCTATCCaacaattgacatgaaaatattttcaagcagCCACATTCCCAACTTATACAGAAAGGGTTGCTAgaaggtataaaaaaaaatgcatagcAGCAGAacataaaaagaacaaaaaaaggttTACCAATCCGCTGTCATTCCATCTTGACTGGTAACAGCTCTCAGAGCTACAACATGAGAATGTgttctttgatcaccttgaactCCAACTGATCTTACTGGCAAAAAGACAGCAAAAGCTTGCCATATTGAATCATAAAGCCCAGCATCCTTGATTGATTGAATGAAAATCTCATCGACCTGGAGAGGAGGGACATTCATAAGAGATGAATATCAAAAGGTAAACCAAGATAGCCAATAAGTCCATGAATGGATAAAAACCATATGTACCTGGCGGAGGATATCTAAGGCATTGCCTTGAGTTACATCACCTAACACTCGTACTGCAAGGCCAGGCCCAGGGAATGGATGGCGCTTTAAAAATGGCTCAGGAACATTCAAAATCCTTCCTAGTTGGCGGACctttaaacattaaaaagtaACAGCCAAATAACATCAGATTATGACAAAAATCATGCAGATAAGTACATACAAGCAACTTGGAAGGCTGAAATGGACACCTCATCCTTAAATAGAAGTTTAAGTGGTTCAATGAGCTTCAATTTCATGTCCTTAGGAAGACCTCCAACATTATGGTGGCTCTTGATTGTATGGGAGTGGGTTCTTCCAGACCCAGGTGGTGGGCAAGATTCAATTACATCCGGATACAAAGTCCCCTGGACCAAGTAAGACGGCCTTTTTCCTAGTTTTTGCTCCAACTCTTGGGCAAAGTCATCAAATATGGAAATAAATTCCTTcccaataattttcctttttgtctCAGGATCTACCACACCTTTCAGCTTGCTAAGAAATTGATCCGTCGCATCAACACAAGTAACTGGTAAATGAAGATCACTTTCAAATGTTTCCATCACACGTTCTCTCTCCTTATACCTATAGGAAACAGAAACCatagtcttaaaaaaaataaaaataaaccttGTGACGAAGAGACACAAGAGATATATTAAGGTCTATAACATATACATAAATGTTTGACCAGTAGTGTTGTGTCCTCTATTATATAAATCTTCGAAAAGACAAGTATGGAACCATTTATCTTTTTGGTACTATAGGAAAAAGCTGCTTGCTCTGTTACCTCAATAAACCATTGTCAACAAAAATACAATGAAGCCTATCTCCAATTGCCTTATGGACAAGAGTAGCAGCAACGGTGGAATCCACACCACCTGATAAGGCACATATTACATGATCTTCAGGCCCCACTGTACCTTTGATCacttttatttcttcatccataacattttccatCTTCCATCCAGCATTGATTCCACAAACCTCAAACAGAAAGTACCGCAGTGTCTCCATTCCTTCGGGTGAATGTGTCACCTACACAAGATTCAATAATCTCACTTTCTGATAGGAACTAGAATTATGCTAGTGCAATGCATGagttaattaaaatttagatgtaaaataaagaaaagatcACAAATATTAGTGAAACCCATCATTTAGATAATTAGGTCAAATAAAGTAAGATCACAAATATTAGTGAAACCCATCATTTAAATAATTAGGTAGAATAAAGAAAGATCACAAACATTAGTGAAATCcatcatttaaataattaataaaaaatgaacttaaaTTATATGACAGAAGCTTATCATgtgagaatgattttttttttttatcaaaactaaaaattatggtagatgaataaaataataagaataatttcttttaaaaattttcaaacttcaaatgatggaattttaatcaaaatattaattcaaactTAATAGAGCTTCATCAAGAGTAGAATTCACTCTATACTTTTGATGTATTTATAATATCATAAGGACTCTTTTATTATGCACATAGCAAAAGAGGAGGGTAACCACTTGTCATAACCACTTGTCAAACCCCATATTTCTTATTCAACGActagagactttactaattgagttaacTCGAAAAGACCCCCACGACATCAAACATACTTCATTGAAATGACAATATCCCTTTCTGAatccattaaaaattaaaaattagcaaatacaaacaaaccaaaaataatttcaataataactaGTAACTAATCTGAAAAAAACAAACACGACCCATGTAAGTACTCGCAAAATTAACATGCCAAAACCCTTTTCAATCACGAAATCAAAGCAAACCCAATTACTTCCATCTTGGTATTATAGGAACTGAAAGTACTCACTACACATCTAAAACCCTCAACCCTCCACAAAACCAAACATACTTCTGTAAAAATGACAATATTCCATAGCACATTTCTTAACCCAGAAACTCAAATCTTATGAGCCacttttttcccctaaaaaaaaaaatcaaataagcaaataaaacaCACCGAAAACAATTTCTTCAATAACTACTTCTATGCACAGAACAAACAGAGCCCATGTATGTAAAGTAACATGCCAAAGACTTTCAATTACCATAGCAGAGCAAACCCAACACTTAAACCCGTTCCTCCACAAACAgaaaataacccaaaaacaCATTCAATCACAAAAGCAGAGCAAAGCCAGTTACTCAAACAATGCATGCATATATCTCACAAATTCAACAAGCAAAACCCAATTACCATTTGAAATTCAATCACACAAAACCAAATTATACCTCCGGATGGTACTGAAGGCCATAAAACCTCTTAACCCGGTTCTCAACCGCAGCCACCGCACCCTGCTGGCTCCGCGCAACGACTTCGAACCCATCAGGCAACCTAGCCACCTCATCCCCATGGCTCATCCACACAAGCTGCCTATCCCCAACCCGCTTCGACCCGTAAAGCGCGGCGCTCTTCTCCACCCCAATCTCCATCCTCCCATACTCCTGCTTCTCTCCGGCCCTGACCTCGCCGCCGAGCCTCTGAACAATGAGCTGCAGCCCATAACAAATCCCCAAAACCACGACGCCGTTGGCCTCCGCCCATTCGGGGAACCCAGACGGAAACGAAGGGGAATCGGAGGTGTGGACGGAGTGGGGTCCGCCGGAGAGGATGACGACGCGTGGGTTGAGAGAGGTGATGGCTTCGAGCGGGGAAGTGCCGGAAATGCAGAGGGAGAAGATGGAGAGGGATCGGATTCTGCGCGTGATGAGGTGGGTGTATTGGGATCCGAAGTCTAGGATCAAAACGAGGTCGGATTTCACTGCATTGGCatccattgttttttttttttttttgggggtggctAGGGTTTTAGAGGTAGCGTTATGGTTTAAGGAAGAGAGGCAAAGGCAatgagaataatatttaaagggatatttttattttagtgatGGTGCATTGGCGGGAAGTGGGGCTAACAGATTCGATACTATCATCAGCCGattttgctttttcttattTCTGCCAAATATGTCGAATAGCATGATTTAAgcaaaattttaaggaaaaaaagaaaaaaaaataagcacCGTGGCAAAAATTATGTAACATAtttttagaactcgagttttcAAGTAATATGGGCTTTTTTGCTTGTGAGTTGCTTGGAACTCGAATTACAAAAAttgtattatataattaaataactttgTTATGATgcatttttgctaaaattgtgTTATTTGGAAAATTTAGCTTCTTATTTGAGTTTATTATTGACATCACATTTTTATCTATTACTACAAATTCGAATTTCAATTCAAACTCGAGTTTTCAAGCAATATGGGCTTTCCTACTTGCTAGTTGCTTGGAACTCGAATCTAAAAAATAtgctacataactaaataactttgtCATGATGCGTTTTTGCTAAAATTGTGCTAGTTggaaaatttagctttttatttgAGTTCATTACTAGCATCATTGTTTTACCTATCATTAACAATTTATCAAATCAAcaaaactcttcttcttctttttttgggtcaagTTTGCTGTATAGGTAGACTTCTCGATTTATTATtggtaagtttttattattactattattattgttaagtgAAAGTTCATCTTTGCTCATTAACAAAATTGTGATTATATATCAATCACAATTTACCAACTCAACAAAGATTATAAATTGACTAATTGGGGTGAACTAGGATCGTTCTAGCCCTAATTCATATCACGAGTGAACCACAATCGTGCACTTGATGGTTTGAACTCAAAACGTTAGTTCACATGATTAAATCAAAATTTGtgccaagagttttgtaactcgattggCATCTTTTAGAATTTGCAATGGaaacattcaaaatttaaattcctTGTCTTCCAACAATTGAAttaacaaatttcaaaatatatatttcaaaccAAACCATATTATATGGGTTTAAGCATTCAAGAATTTGACCATtctatttgaataattttttttttttattgtttgtgatataactttttaaagtttgtactattttttaaatgtaatttgtgacgtatttttaagcaaaataaataaataaaaataatttcatccaaatactttttttaataagtaatagaaattttattgattaaagaaaaagtaattcaTATTTacaatgatgaaaataaattacttgaatcaaatacaagaaaatcaataaaaaattataagagaatgttgaaagtaaaaaaaaaaaaaagggtagtaCATagtaaaaaaacccaaatctaagACCTCTCAAACAAAATCTTGATTACCAATGACTTCAAAATGTCCAAAGTTCTCCCAAGAAGAATGTTTTCCCAACTAATTCCTCCAAGCAAAAATAAGAGATGCGACTGTCTTTGGCATCACTCACTAAATCAATAGGAAAACTTCACTCCACAACCCATGAGCAAATTCACAATGGATCAAAGGATGACAGGCATATTAAAAGACATGTGGATTGAAtgagcaattttattttttatggatttaattattattagggTAAAGTGTAAACTACTCCTTTAAAATTTGAggttgtttgaattt
This region includes:
- the LOC126708551 gene encoding uncharacterized protein LOC126708551, encoding MDANAVKSDLVLILDFGSQYTHLITRRIRSLSIFSLCISGTSPLEAITSLNPRVVILSGGPHSVHTSDSPSFPSGFPEWAEANGVVVLGICYGLQLIVQRLGGEVRAGEKQEYGRMEIGVEKSAALYGSKRVGDRQLVWMSHGDEVARLPDGFEVVARSQQGAVAAVENRVKRFYGLQYHPEVTHSPEGMETLRYFLFEVCGINAGWKMENVMDEEIKVIKGTVGPEDHVICALSGGVDSTVAATLVHKAIGDRLHCIFVDNGLLRYKERERVMETFESDLHLPVTCVDATDQFLSKLKGVVDPETKRKIIGKEFISIFDDFAQELEQKLGKRPSYLVQGTLYPDVIESCPPPGSGRTHSHTIKSHHNVGGLPKDMKLKLIEPLKLLFKDEVRQLGRILNVPEPFLKRHPFPGPGLAVRVLGDVTQGNALDILRQVDEIFIQSIKDAGLYDSIWQAFAVFLPVRSVGVQGDQRTHSHVVALRAVTSQDGMTADWYYFEHKFLDDVSRKICNSVRGVNRVVQDITSKPPSTIEWE